In the genome of Vibrio sp. 16, one region contains:
- a CDS encoding DUF2867 domain-containing protein, with protein MSKPSLIEPYLENAHFSDCFSVTLPNQQQSAFEVYKALMKSSPRWVNRLMELRNFIVSKLGLKNLGSMNELSTDLDETACKPGDRLGIFTLVSLTPNELLAEDCDKHLNVRLSFLLVPNGEWVTLHVTTVVHIKNWLGRVYMLPVAPMHKIIVPSSLKALERQYL; from the coding sequence ATGTCTAAGCCGTCTTTAATTGAACCGTACCTCGAAAACGCCCATTTTTCTGACTGTTTCTCAGTGACTTTACCGAATCAGCAGCAATCTGCGTTTGAGGTTTATAAAGCGCTGATGAAAAGTTCCCCTCGTTGGGTAAATCGCCTGATGGAATTGCGAAATTTTATTGTCTCGAAGCTGGGTTTAAAGAACCTTGGCAGCATGAACGAGCTAAGTACTGATTTAGATGAAACGGCATGCAAGCCCGGCGACCGCTTAGGAATTTTTACCCTAGTGTCGCTCACGCCCAATGAGTTACTAGCTGAAGATTGCGATAAGCATTTAAACGTTCGATTATCTTTTTTGCTGGTTCCAAACGGAGAGTGGGTCACCTTGCATGTAACAACGGTCGTTCATATAAAAAACTGGCTAGGTCGAGTCTATATGCTGCCAGTGGCTCCGATGCATAAGATTATTGTGCCTTCAAGCCTCAAGGCGTTAGAGCGTCAATACCTATAG
- a CDS encoding LysE family translocator, protein MDNFIFAMMVFAFVGAVTPGPVNLLATSTAVQQGSIQAFKHVLGASFAYAGVVYLSGSMLSTVSDKLPMLESSMQLVGSGFLIWLAYKIASAPVGNIEVEQRTTSGWVTGALTQLLNPKAWLVAMSGVSVYVVGQMNPLQWLWTFTFISLGACLIGVGVWALLGKLLAAYLSQPNKQRIFNRAMAIILVMSVSMMWL, encoded by the coding sequence ATGGACAATTTTATATTCGCGATGATGGTGTTTGCCTTTGTCGGTGCAGTTACGCCAGGGCCGGTAAATCTATTGGCGACATCTACCGCCGTTCAGCAGGGCAGCATACAGGCATTCAAACACGTATTGGGCGCTTCTTTCGCTTATGCGGGGGTTGTCTATCTGTCTGGATCGATGTTGTCGACCGTGTCGGATAAACTGCCCATGCTTGAATCGTCCATGCAGCTAGTGGGTTCTGGCTTTCTGATCTGGCTAGCCTACAAGATCGCCAGTGCACCTGTCGGTAACATTGAGGTGGAGCAGAGAACGACTTCTGGGTGGGTAACAGGGGCGTTGACTCAGTTACTTAACCCTAAAGCTTGGCTAGTGGCAATGTCTGGAGTAAGTGTATACGTTGTTGGGCAAATGAATCCTCTTCAATGGTTGTGGACTTTTACCTTTATTTCTCTCGGCGCGTGCTTGATTGGCGTTGGAGTCTGGGCATTACTCGGTAAGCTATTGGCTGCTTATTTGTCGCAACCAAATAAACAGCGTATCTTTAATCGAGCTATGGCGATTATTCTCGTTATGTCGGTCAGCATGATGTGGCTTTAG
- a CDS encoding pirin family protein, which produces MSKLREVTQIIRSHATSDGDGVKISRVAGFNNKHFSPFLMVDELKSDQRSDYVGGFPPHPHRGIETLTYMMKGHFQHRDHMGNVGELRSGGAQWMAAGRGVIHSEMPIMEEGDLHGFQIWINQPARDKMKPAQYFDFQPEMITERESSETGLHRVLAGALHADGQILKGPLDKTGVSLSVADWRASDNQASQIQTPEHFNMMIYVYQGALEVSGTSVSSGQLAILSQGDLVELKSTQSSGALLFCGEPIDEPVVHYGPFVMNSMAEIEQTIRDYNDGLFETY; this is translated from the coding sequence ATGAGCAAGTTAAGAGAAGTCACCCAAATAATCCGTTCGCACGCTACTTCAGATGGCGATGGGGTAAAAATCTCCCGTGTGGCGGGTTTCAATAACAAACACTTTTCTCCATTTCTGATGGTGGACGAGCTCAAGTCTGATCAGCGTTCAGACTATGTGGGTGGTTTTCCTCCTCATCCTCATCGAGGTATCGAGACTCTGACGTATATGATGAAGGGTCATTTTCAGCATCGCGATCACATGGGCAACGTGGGGGAGCTGAGATCAGGAGGCGCCCAATGGATGGCCGCGGGACGAGGCGTGATTCACAGCGAAATGCCGATTATGGAAGAGGGTGATCTGCATGGTTTCCAGATTTGGATCAACCAACCAGCTCGAGACAAGATGAAGCCTGCTCAGTATTTCGATTTCCAACCTGAAATGATTACCGAGAGAGAATCTTCTGAGACGGGATTACACCGTGTGCTCGCAGGGGCTCTCCATGCCGATGGTCAAATATTAAAAGGGCCGCTAGACAAAACGGGTGTTTCGTTGAGTGTGGCCGATTGGCGAGCAAGTGACAATCAAGCGTCACAGATTCAAACGCCAGAGCACTTCAATATGATGATTTATGTTTACCAAGGCGCGCTTGAGGTGTCTGGAACCTCAGTCTCGAGCGGGCAATTAGCCATCCTTTCGCAAGGCGATTTAGTTGAGCTTAAATCGACGCAAAGTAGCGGGGCACTGCTGTTTTGTGGTGAGCCCATCGATGAGCCCGTGGTCCATTATGGCCCGTTTGTGATGAACAGCATGGCTGAAATTGAACAGACTATTCGCGACTACAACGACGGGCTATTTGAAACCTATTAA
- a CDS encoding alpha/beta fold hydrolase translates to MNAQPFIDAGVKYTPHYFQVPLNYANPDQGSIEVFARELSLVSDGDSAKPFLVYFQGGPGFPSPRQNGCNGWVKRALQQYRVLLLDQRGTGNSTVISHQTLAPLSPQEQADYLAHFRADNIVRDAEFIREKLGVEKWAILGQSFGGFCSLTYLSLFPESLSRSYITGGVPSISRHPDDVYQATFKRTMDKNQAFFQQFPQAQQMCQRIAEHLLENDEFLPNGQRFTVEQLQQLGINFGMSDTFLPTYYLLENAFVEINGKTQLRYEFLNSMLMEQGFHTNPIYAILHESIYCQGFASNWSAHRVRQTRDEFNYQSGKPFLFTGEMVFPWMFDQYENLKPLKHAAELLAEKQDWTPLYNADVLAKNKVPVSCAVYADDMFVEMDISRETLATIPNAKAWITNEYEHNGLRADGERILDTLIAMGEQTAATLK, encoded by the coding sequence ATGAATGCTCAACCGTTTATCGATGCTGGAGTCAAATACACTCCTCACTATTTTCAAGTGCCACTCAACTATGCCAACCCAGACCAAGGGTCGATCGAAGTGTTTGCCCGCGAGCTCTCATTGGTTTCCGATGGTGACAGCGCAAAGCCCTTCCTAGTCTATTTCCAAGGCGGCCCTGGCTTTCCGTCTCCGCGCCAAAACGGCTGCAATGGCTGGGTCAAACGCGCATTACAACAATACCGAGTTTTGTTGCTTGATCAGCGTGGCACGGGCAACAGCACCGTCATCAGCCATCAGACGTTAGCCCCTCTATCACCACAAGAGCAAGCTGACTATTTGGCACATTTCCGTGCGGACAATATTGTTCGTGACGCAGAATTTATTCGAGAGAAACTAGGCGTAGAGAAATGGGCTATTCTCGGTCAAAGCTTCGGCGGGTTTTGCTCACTGACCTATTTATCGCTGTTTCCTGAGAGTTTGTCGCGCAGCTACATTACTGGCGGTGTGCCTTCTATTTCTCGCCATCCTGACGATGTCTACCAAGCAACGTTCAAACGGACAATGGACAAAAACCAAGCCTTCTTCCAGCAATTCCCGCAGGCACAACAGATGTGTCAACGCATCGCGGAACATTTGCTTGAAAACGATGAGTTCTTGCCTAATGGCCAACGCTTTACTGTTGAGCAGCTCCAGCAGCTTGGCATCAACTTCGGTATGAGTGACACCTTCTTACCCACTTACTACCTATTGGAAAACGCCTTTGTGGAAATCAACGGTAAGACCCAACTGCGTTATGAGTTTCTAAACAGCATGTTGATGGAACAAGGCTTCCACACCAATCCGATCTATGCCATTTTGCATGAGTCGATCTACTGCCAAGGCTTTGCGTCTAACTGGAGTGCACACCGCGTTAGACAGACTCGCGACGAGTTTAACTACCAATCTGGCAAGCCCTTCCTGTTTACCGGTGAAATGGTCTTCCCTTGGATGTTCGATCAATATGAGAACCTAAAGCCGCTCAAGCACGCAGCAGAACTGTTGGCAGAAAAACAAGACTGGACACCACTTTATAACGCCGATGTGCTGGCGAAAAACAAGGTCCCTGTCAGCTGCGCAGTGTATGCCGATGACATGTTTGTTGAAATGGATATTAGCCGTGAGACGCTTGCGACAATACCTAATGCGAAAGCATGGATCACCAATGAATATGAACACAACGGATTACGTGCGGATGGCGAACGCATCTTAGACACGCTAATCGCAATGGGCGAACAAACCGCCGCGACATTGAAATAA
- a CDS encoding VOC family protein, producing the protein MQMNPVGWFEIYVDDMERAKAFYGEMLGVSFEQLTDEAKVGVEMWGFPSNMEQYGASGALAKMKGVSAGGNSTMVYFSCQDCAVEESRVEGAGGKVIAQKFSIGEHGFISVVSDSEGNTIGLHSMS; encoded by the coding sequence ATGCAAATGAATCCAGTTGGTTGGTTTGAAATTTATGTGGATGATATGGAACGAGCGAAAGCCTTTTACGGTGAAATGCTTGGTGTATCGTTTGAACAGCTCACAGATGAAGCGAAAGTGGGCGTCGAGATGTGGGGCTTTCCATCAAATATGGAGCAGTATGGGGCGTCCGGCGCGTTGGCTAAGATGAAGGGCGTATCTGCTGGTGGCAACAGTACAATGGTGTACTTTTCTTGTCAGGATTGCGCGGTTGAAGAATCGCGTGTTGAGGGCGCTGGCGGTAAGGTGATTGCGCAAAAATTTTCGATTGGTGAGCACGGGTTTATCTCGGTTGTCTCAGACTCTGAAGGAAACACGATCGGTCTCCACTCCATGAGCTAG
- the arfB gene encoding alternative ribosome rescue aminoacyl-tRNA hydrolase ArfB: protein MLKISNTVTLQAWEIQLTAIRAQGAGGQNVNKVSSAIHLQFSVPHSTLPDIYKEKILALRDSRISKEGVITIKAQQYRTQEQNREDALERLAELIRSAMVVQKKRRETKPTRASKERRLKGKSIKSQTKSLRGRVKH, encoded by the coding sequence ATGCTAAAAATCTCAAACACCGTGACCCTGCAAGCTTGGGAGATCCAACTGACGGCGATTCGAGCTCAAGGAGCGGGCGGGCAGAACGTCAATAAGGTTTCTTCCGCGATCCACCTACAATTTAGTGTGCCTCATTCAACGCTTCCTGATATCTACAAAGAAAAGATCCTGGCGCTGCGAGATTCCAGAATTTCGAAAGAAGGCGTCATTACGATCAAAGCGCAGCAATATCGCACGCAAGAGCAAAACCGCGAAGACGCCTTAGAGCGACTCGCAGAGCTTATCCGCTCAGCGATGGTGGTTCAGAAAAAGCGCCGTGAGACCAAGCCGACCCGAGCATCCAAAGAACGCCGCCTTAAAGGCAAAAGCATCAAATCGCAAACAAAGTCATTGCGCGGCCGCGTTAAGCATTAA
- the catB gene encoding type B chloramphenicol O-acetyltransferase, with amino-acid sequence MNYFESPFSGKPLSEQVTNPNILVGRHSYYSGYYHGHGFDDCARYLNPDRDDVDKLIIGNFCSIGSGAVFMMAGNQGHRSDWISTFPFFYQDDENFAAASDGFVRAGDTVIGNDVWIGSEAMIMAGVTIGDGAIIASRAVVTKDVAPYEVVGSNPAKHIKFRFSPEQIEMLLEMQWWYWSDEQLKGAMRHLCSADICALHDYWRHTLVQG; translated from the coding sequence ATGAACTATTTTGAATCCCCATTTTCCGGCAAGCCTTTGTCTGAACAAGTGACCAATCCCAATATTCTAGTAGGGCGACATAGCTACTATTCTGGTTATTATCATGGTCATGGCTTTGATGATTGTGCGCGTTACCTCAACCCTGACAGAGACGATGTCGATAAGCTGATTATTGGGAATTTCTGCTCCATTGGTTCAGGTGCGGTCTTTATGATGGCGGGGAATCAAGGCCACAGAAGCGACTGGATAAGTACCTTTCCCTTCTTCTATCAAGACGATGAGAATTTTGCCGCTGCAAGTGATGGTTTCGTTCGCGCAGGTGATACGGTGATTGGCAATGATGTTTGGATTGGCTCAGAGGCGATGATTATGGCTGGGGTGACAATTGGCGATGGTGCCATCATTGCCAGTCGAGCGGTCGTAACCAAAGATGTCGCTCCCTACGAGGTAGTCGGGTCTAATCCTGCCAAGCATATCAAGTTTCGATTTTCGCCAGAGCAGATCGAGATGTTACTTGAAATGCAGTGGTGGTATTGGTCAGACGAACAACTTAAAGGGGCGATGCGTCACTTATGCTCCGCAGATATTTGCGCGCTGCACGATTATTGGCGACATACCCTTGTACAAGGTTGA
- a CDS encoding MerR family transcriptional regulator, translating into MYKISQLGEKLGLSRTTLLYYEKLGLIEGKRLDNGYRLYSDKDLQRLRLIQKLQAGGLTLKECQACLEEKIEREMLLKRLHQLDQEIAEKQKSRELLAALVGEAPMTEWHENLDDVAPDAHVEWLKNQGFDDKQIQRLRWLSKDMNQHDQYMDDFMRVFEPLSRWGPGSDEDTARAASLLPASHLELLEIGCGKGLSTEWLAKHLTCHVIAVDNEPSALAALTTRAIEKGFNDTITTVCANMASLPFQGQSFDAIWAEGCAYLMGFEQALAAWRPLLKSEGVLVISDAVWSTKQPDAMVKEFWQREYPQMVSAEQRMTAAKLAGYDVVATFALSEQAWDNYYHPLAKRVAELRESLTDSSILNDLEHEILVSKARKGQVDYQMFILKPRSV; encoded by the coding sequence ATGTATAAAATCTCTCAGCTAGGCGAGAAACTGGGGCTATCGAGAACCACTCTTCTCTATTACGAAAAGCTTGGTTTGATTGAAGGTAAGCGGTTGGACAACGGCTATCGACTTTATAGCGATAAAGATCTGCAGCGACTTCGGTTGATTCAGAAGCTACAAGCGGGTGGCTTGACGCTAAAAGAGTGCCAAGCATGTCTTGAGGAAAAGATTGAGCGGGAGATGTTGCTAAAGCGTTTGCACCAGCTAGATCAAGAAATCGCAGAAAAACAAAAGTCTCGCGAGCTGCTCGCGGCATTGGTAGGCGAGGCTCCGATGACCGAATGGCATGAAAACCTTGATGATGTTGCGCCCGATGCCCATGTGGAGTGGTTAAAGAATCAGGGTTTTGATGACAAGCAAATTCAACGTTTACGCTGGCTATCGAAAGACATGAATCAGCACGATCAGTATATGGATGACTTTATGCGTGTTTTTGAGCCCTTGTCTCGCTGGGGGCCGGGAAGTGATGAAGATACCGCTAGAGCGGCCTCTCTGCTGCCCGCTTCTCACTTGGAGTTATTGGAGATTGGTTGCGGTAAAGGACTCTCAACAGAGTGGTTAGCAAAGCATCTCACTTGTCATGTTATCGCGGTTGACAACGAACCTTCGGCACTGGCGGCATTGACGACACGCGCAATCGAAAAAGGGTTTAATGACACTATCACGACGGTGTGTGCCAATATGGCATCACTTCCGTTTCAAGGGCAAAGTTTTGATGCGATTTGGGCTGAGGGATGCGCTTACCTTATGGGGTTCGAGCAAGCACTGGCAGCATGGCGACCACTACTTAAAAGCGAAGGGGTTCTCGTGATAAGTGATGCTGTGTGGTCTACAAAGCAGCCAGACGCCATGGTTAAAGAGTTTTGGCAGCGAGAGTATCCCCAAATGGTGAGTGCCGAGCAGAGAATGACAGCAGCAAAACTCGCGGGGTACGACGTCGTGGCCACGTTTGCGCTCAGCGAGCAAGCATGGGATAACTATTACCACCCACTCGCCAAACGCGTGGCCGAGTTAAGGGAGTCATTGACAGATTCTTCGATTTTGAACGACTTAGAGCATGAAATCCTAGTATCTAAAGCGCGCAAAGGGCAGGTTGACTATCAAATGTTTATTCTAAAACCGCGCTCTGTTTAG
- a CDS encoding START domain-containing protein — protein MNKPLCSLALIALLVSAHSLASSNLYWQFEGDSEGISVYSREHTDGLVEIKTQMFTPTSYGAFLTLLEDSENIPNWVDNVSSSRVLNQLSPTENIVYTQFSAPWPAKDRDMVTYSRYTQDELGFTLTITDAPPATFPLQEGYIRIESVDAQWQLQKLTSGTTLIEYTAFADPGGALPNWLINKLAKESARKTFENLKAQLPRYQAFQHPNVEESPKQSAVLE, from the coding sequence ATGAATAAACCATTATGTTCTCTCGCCCTTATTGCGCTTCTCGTAAGCGCTCACTCGCTGGCAAGTAGCAACCTTTATTGGCAATTTGAGGGCGATAGTGAAGGCATTAGCGTTTATTCACGTGAACATACCGATGGCTTAGTCGAGATTAAAACGCAGATGTTCACGCCGACCAGCTATGGGGCGTTTTTAACGCTGTTGGAAGACTCGGAAAACATCCCGAACTGGGTCGATAACGTCAGCTCAAGCCGCGTATTGAATCAACTGTCGCCAACAGAAAACATTGTCTACACCCAGTTCTCTGCGCCTTGGCCAGCGAAAGACCGTGACATGGTCACGTACTCCCGATACACGCAAGATGAGCTCGGATTTACTTTAACCATTACTGACGCACCACCGGCAACTTTCCCTCTCCAAGAAGGTTACATTCGTATTGAATCGGTAGACGCTCAGTGGCAATTGCAGAAGCTCACCTCTGGCACCACCCTAATTGAATACACAGCCTTTGCCGATCCTGGGGGCGCACTGCCCAATTGGCTGATTAATAAGCTAGCGAAAGAGAGCGCTCGTAAAACCTTTGAAAACCTAAAGGCTCAGTTACCACGTTACCAAGCCTTTCAGCATCCAAATGTGGAGGAGTCGCCTAAACAGAGCGCGGTTTTAGAATAA